The proteins below come from a single Blattabacterium cuenoti genomic window:
- the guaA gene encoding glutamine-hydrolyzing GMP synthase — protein sequence MKKDLIIVLDFGSQYSNLIAKRIRDIGVYTLLYSYNLLSIKDILSKKPKGIILSGGPFSVYKKNSPKISKEILEINIPLLGICYGMQLISFLLGGVIHQSNIKEYGKALLKIKCKKNPLFSGIPKDRHTTVWMSHFDEIKKIPNEFDVIGSTSSCTFAAIAHKKKDIYAVQFHPEVNNTEYGNSILKNFIDKICKCDRNWKLNNIIQIIISDIKNKVSNNKVILGFSGGLDSFVTAFLIHKAIGKRLHCIFVDTGLFFVKEKNTIFSFFHKMNISIKEINAENKFLSKLNGISNPEIKRKIIGKEFINLFEEESKKIKNVKFLAQGTIYSDVIESSNNSNEKLSNSIKSHHNVGGLPKYMKLKIIEPLKMLFKDEVRKIGKLLKIPNDILYQYPFPGPGYSIRIIGKINKKKINILKKAENILLQELINYNYYNFISQAFIILLPIKSVGVMGDKRSYQYTAVLRSVNTEDFMTATFSNLSYDFLEKISSRIINEVDGINRMLYDISSKPPSTIEWE from the coding sequence ATGAAAAAAGATTTAATCATTGTATTGGATTTTGGATCTCAATATAGTAATTTAATTGCAAAAAGAATAAGAGACATAGGAGTATATACTTTATTATATTCATATAATCTATTATCTATAAAAGATATTTTATCAAAAAAACCTAAAGGAATTATTTTATCGGGTGGACCTTTTTCGGTTTATAAAAAAAATTCGCCAAAAATATCTAAAGAAATTTTAGAAATTAACATTCCATTACTTGGAATTTGTTATGGAATGCAATTAATTTCTTTTTTATTAGGTGGAGTTATCCATCAATCTAATATTAAAGAATACGGAAAAGCACTTTTAAAAATAAAATGTAAAAAAAATCCATTATTTAGTGGGATTCCTAAAGATAGACATACTACAGTTTGGATGAGTCATTTTGATGAAATAAAAAAAATTCCAAATGAATTTGATGTTATAGGATCAACTTCATCTTGTACATTTGCAGCTATAGCTCATAAAAAAAAAGATATTTATGCTGTTCAATTTCATCCTGAAGTAAACAATACAGAATATGGAAATTCCATATTAAAAAATTTTATCGATAAAATTTGTAAATGTGATCGTAATTGGAAATTAAATAATATTATACAGATAATTATTAGTGATATAAAAAATAAAGTATCTAATAATAAAGTTATATTAGGATTTTCTGGGGGATTGGATTCTTTTGTTACCGCATTTTTAATTCATAAAGCTATTGGAAAACGTTTACATTGTATTTTCGTAGACACAGGATTATTTTTCGTAAAAGAAAAAAATACAATTTTTTCTTTCTTTCATAAAATGAATATTTCTATTAAAGAAATAAATGCTGAAAATAAATTTTTATCTAAATTGAATGGAATTAGTAATCCGGAAATCAAAAGAAAAATAATAGGAAAAGAATTTATTAATCTTTTTGAAGAAGAATCCAAAAAAATTAAAAATGTAAAATTTTTAGCTCAAGGAACTATATATTCAGATGTAATTGAATCTTCAAATAATTCAAATGAAAAACTAAGTAATTCTATAAAATCCCATCACAATGTAGGAGGATTACCAAAATATATGAAATTAAAAATTATTGAACCATTAAAAATGTTATTTAAGGACGAAGTTAGAAAAATAGGAAAATTATTGAAAATTCCAAATGATATTTTATATCAGTATCCATTTCCAGGTCCAGGTTATAGCATCAGAATTATAGGAAAAATAAATAAAAAAAAAATTAATATTTTAAAAAAAGCAGAAAATATTCTTTTACAAGAATTAATTAATTATAATTATTATAATTTTATAAGCCAAGCTTTTATAATTTTATTACCTATTAAATCAGTAGGAGTTATGGGGGATAAAAGATCATATCAATATACTGCTGTATTACGATCAGTAAATACTGAAGATTTTATGACTGCTACATTTTCAAATTTATCTTATGATTTTTTAGAAAAAATTTCAAGTAGAATCATTAATGAAGTTGATGGTATCAATCGTATGTTATACGATATATCGTCAAAACCTCCATCTACTATTGAATGGGAATAA
- the accD gene encoding acetyl-CoA carboxylase, carboxyltransferase subunit beta: MDWFLRKKKKILTSIDDRKDLPKGLWYKTPNGKIVDTEKLKKNAYVNPEDGYHVRIHSKEYFKILFDNGKFMEMNIKITSKDPIKWIDYKKYTDRITEARKKTNLYDAIRTGKGKIGGIKVLISCMDFSFIGGSMGSVVGEKISRAIKYCIDQKLPYILISKSGGARIMESSFSLMQMAKTIARFTQLRESNLPYISVLTDPTTGGVTASYALLGDINIAEPGALIGFAGPRVIKEIIGRDIPKGFQTSEFLMEHGFIDLISPRTELKKNLYKLIHMMI, encoded by the coding sequence ATGGATTGGTTTTTAAGAAAAAAGAAAAAAATTTTAACATCCATAGATGATAGAAAAGATTTACCTAAAGGTTTATGGTATAAAACTCCTAATGGAAAAATAGTAGATACCGAAAAATTAAAAAAGAATGCATATGTTAATCCAGAAGATGGATATCATGTAAGAATTCATAGTAAAGAATATTTTAAAATTCTTTTCGATAATGGAAAATTTATGGAAATGAATATAAAAATTACCAGTAAAGACCCTATAAAATGGATAGATTATAAAAAATATACCGATAGAATAACAGAAGCTAGAAAAAAAACAAATTTATATGATGCTATTAGAACAGGAAAAGGAAAAATAGGGGGAATAAAAGTGTTAATATCTTGTATGGATTTTTCTTTTATAGGCGGATCTATGGGGTCTGTAGTAGGTGAAAAAATATCTAGAGCAATAAAATATTGTATTGATCAAAAACTACCATATATTTTAATATCAAAATCTGGAGGAGCAAGAATTATGGAATCTTCTTTTTCTTTAATGCAAATGGCTAAAACAATAGCTAGATTTACTCAATTAAGAGAATCTAATTTACCTTATATATCAGTACTTACTGATCCAACTACGGGGGGGGTAACCGCTTCTTACGCTTTACTTGGAGATATTAATATTGCAGAACCAGGTGCATTAATTGGTTTTGCTGGCCCTAGGGTTATTAAAGAAATAATAGGAAGAGATATACCAAAAGGATTCCAAACTTCAGAATTTTTAATGGAACATGGATTTATAGATTTAATATCACCTAGAACAGAATTAAAAAAAAATTTATATAAATTGATTCATATGATGATTTAA
- the fbaA gene encoding class II fructose-bisphosphate aldolase: MSRKFPYGVITGNLVKDIFEYAKEKSFAIPAVNVIGSNTMNAAMETASEINSPIIIQLSNGGAIFNAGIGSIKNKNKQEAAVKGSISAAMHIHELAKFYKATVILHTDHCSKFFLPWIDGLIEANKNYHQKFGTTLFSSHMLDLSQESLENNIKICERYFREMTNYKMTIEIELGVTGGEEDGIDNSNIENKKLYSQPEDVYYAYRKLMNISENFIIAASFGNVHGVYKPGNVILRTDLLKKSQEYVQQKMNTKKNPISLVFHGGSGSSKEEIKKSINYGVVKMNIDTDLQYAFTSGIRDYMKINKEYLKKQIGNPQGKHIPNKKYYDPRIWLREGEKSFKRLLKKYFELMNNINTL; encoded by the coding sequence ATGTCTAGAAAATTTCCTTATGGAGTAATTACCGGTAATCTTGTTAAAGATATATTTGAATATGCTAAAGAAAAATCTTTTGCCATACCAGCTGTAAACGTTATAGGATCCAATACAATGAATGCCGCAATGGAAACCGCTTCTGAAATTAATTCACCTATTATTATTCAATTGTCTAATGGAGGTGCAATTTTTAATGCTGGAATTGGTTCAATTAAAAATAAAAATAAACAAGAAGCTGCTGTAAAAGGTTCTATATCAGCAGCAATGCATATTCATGAGTTAGCTAAATTTTATAAAGCAACAGTAATACTTCATACGGATCATTGTTCTAAATTTTTCTTACCTTGGATAGATGGATTAATAGAAGCTAATAAAAATTACCACCAAAAATTTGGAACTACTTTATTTAGTTCTCATATGTTAGATCTTTCTCAAGAATCTTTAGAAAATAATATAAAAATTTGCGAAAGATATTTCAGAGAAATGACTAATTATAAAATGACAATTGAAATAGAATTAGGTGTTACTGGTGGAGAAGAAGATGGAATAGATAATTCTAATATTGAGAACAAAAAACTTTATTCTCAACCAGAAGATGTATATTATGCTTATCGAAAATTAATGAACATAAGTGAAAATTTTATTATAGCAGCATCATTCGGAAATGTTCATGGAGTATATAAACCTGGAAATGTTATTTTACGTACTGATCTTTTAAAAAAATCACAAGAATATGTACAACAAAAAATGAATACTAAAAAAAATCCAATTTCTTTAGTTTTTCATGGGGGATCCGGTTCTTCTAAAGAAGAAATAAAAAAATCAATTAATTATGGTGTAGTTAAAATGAATATTGATACTGATTTACAATACGCTTTTACTTCTGGAATACGAGATTATATGAAAATAAATAAAGAATATTTAAAAAAACAAATAGGAAATCCACAAGGTAAACATATTCCAAATAAAAAATATTATGATCCTAGAATTTGGTTAAGAGAAGGTGAAAAATCTTTTAAAAGATTATTAAAAAAATATTTTGAATTAATGAACAATATTAATACTTTATAA
- a CDS encoding UvrD-helicase domain-containing protein, translating to MLESGTLKICNASAGSGKTFFLIKNYLYILFNSNDPKKFKTNLVLTFNKKSCDDIKNHILECIKDFSNQKIRNKYNIFYNFIIDNCQLTKDELYKRSKNIEKEIFSDFYTFSNSISTIDKFTYRIIRSFSPNLSLEMNSHNFLSKIVDNIIYKIKNSKKYYRNFIQFFIEEIKHGKNWNLRKEIYNIALIMINENHFFHMKKMKNFSKENLIQLKHIIRKRTKKFENLCKEQGNKFFNFLEKKSIPKNCFIYSDIPNFFIKFLMENIIINPFKKRIEINVKNKKIFSKNFIKENKKKTIKLIRYIISLYKETKYLYEKNISSYILDKFFLKSINLLSIVDEINKEFTLIKRENNILLKEELNQVLYERINHSLPKIYEKIGIQYKYYFIDEFQDISYMQWKNIEILIENSLSENGSAIVVGDPKQSIYRWRGGNSQQFFHLIYSYSTAYKKKLEILKYNFRSCKEIVKFNNSFYPFISKIFKCLIYKNLYKNAKQKIHHINDTGYVRLQLINAINRKKYRENIYKNVIIQIKKLLEKKYSFSDIAILVRTNEEGSYLSDKLIMNGINVNTSISFLIKNYFEIQIIINFLYFLKNPLDQEKRVSLILLLIKSNIIKVTKNYIHNFIKKIIHLPMEYFIKEIFFSLKKKKKNVINIFIENKLYNKSIYDISEYIIDFFDLLSKNNLIYIYTFLDFVYRFTRKIGNSIIDFLKYWEDNKDNIIISNNFKKSIRIMTIHKSKGLQFPVVILPFVDWNLYLNSEKIKWIDINPKLYMGINSLFLEIKSYYKNINSIREIYEKILSNTIFDNINLLYVATTRPTKQLIILSKIEKNQSYISYYIIEFLKYYNMWNSKKYNYSFQKKNY from the coding sequence ATGTTAGAGTCAGGTACGTTGAAAATATGCAATGCATCAGCCGGATCAGGAAAAACTTTTTTTTTAATTAAAAACTATTTATATATATTATTTAATAGTAATGATCCAAAAAAATTTAAGACTAATTTAGTTTTAACTTTTAATAAAAAATCATGTGATGATATAAAAAATCATATTTTAGAATGCATTAAAGATTTTTCTAATCAAAAAATTAGAAATAAATATAATATTTTTTATAATTTTATTATAGATAATTGTCAGTTAACAAAAGATGAATTATATAAACGTTCTAAAAATATAGAAAAAGAAATTTTTTCTGATTTTTATACTTTTTCCAATAGTATTAGCACTATTGATAAATTTACTTATCGCATTATTCGATCTTTTTCTCCTAATTTATCTTTAGAGATGAATTCTCATAATTTTTTATCAAAAATCGTTGATAATATTATATATAAAATAAAAAATTCAAAAAAATATTACAGAAATTTTATTCAATTTTTTATAGAAGAAATAAAACATGGAAAAAATTGGAATTTAAGAAAAGAAATATATAATATAGCTCTCATAATGATTAATGAAAATCATTTTTTTCATATGAAAAAAATGAAAAACTTTTCTAAAGAAAATTTAATTCAACTAAAACATATTATAAGGAAAAGAACTAAAAAATTTGAAAATCTTTGTAAAGAACAAGGTAATAAATTTTTTAATTTTCTCGAAAAGAAATCAATTCCTAAAAATTGTTTTATCTACTCAGATATTCCAAATTTTTTTATAAAGTTTTTAATGGAAAATATTATTATAAATCCTTTTAAAAAAAGGATTGAAATAAATGTAAAAAATAAAAAAATTTTTTCTAAAAATTTTATAAAAGAAAATAAAAAAAAAACCATAAAATTAATAAGATATATTATTTCTTTATATAAAGAAACAAAATATCTATATGAAAAAAATATCTCATCTTATATTTTAGATAAATTTTTTTTAAAAAGTATTAATCTATTATCCATAGTTGACGAAATAAATAAAGAATTTACTTTAATAAAAAGAGAAAATAATATCCTTTTAAAGGAAGAACTCAATCAAGTTCTTTATGAAAGAATTAATCATTCATTACCTAAAATTTATGAAAAAATTGGTATACAATATAAATATTATTTTATAGATGAATTTCAAGATATATCATATATGCAATGGAAAAATATTGAAATATTGATTGAAAACTCATTATCAGAAAATGGTTCAGCTATCGTAGTAGGAGATCCTAAACAATCTATTTATAGATGGAGAGGAGGAAATTCGCAACAATTTTTTCATTTAATTTATTCTTATAGCACTGCTTATAAAAAAAAATTAGAAATTTTAAAATATAATTTTCGTAGTTGTAAAGAAATTGTCAAATTCAATAATTCATTTTATCCATTTATATCAAAAATATTTAAATGTTTAATTTATAAAAATTTATATAAAAATGCTAAACAAAAAATACATCATATAAATGATACGGGATATGTAAGATTACAACTAATTAATGCAATTAATAGGAAAAAATATAGAGAAAATATATATAAAAATGTTATTATTCAAATAAAAAAACTTTTAGAAAAAAAATATTCTTTTTCAGATATAGCAATTCTAGTCAGAACAAATGAAGAAGGTAGTTATTTATCAGATAAATTAATTATGAACGGAATAAATGTAAATACATCTATATCTTTTTTGATAAAAAATTATTTTGAAATACAAATAATCATAAATTTTTTATATTTTTTAAAAAATCCTTTGGATCAAGAAAAAAGAGTTTCTTTAATTTTATTATTAATAAAAAGTAATATAATTAAAGTTACTAAAAATTATATACATAATTTTATTAAAAAAATTATCCATTTACCTATGGAATATTTTATTAAGGAAATTTTTTTTTCTTTGAAGAAAAAGAAAAAAAATGTAATAAATATATTTATAGAAAATAAATTATATAATAAATCTATATATGATATATCAGAATATATTATTGATTTTTTTGATTTATTAAGTAAAAATAATTTAATATATATTTATACATTTTTAGATTTTGTTTACAGATTTACAAGAAAAATTGGAAATTCAATTATAGATTTTTTAAAATATTGGGAAGATAATAAAGATAATATTATTATTAGTAATAATTTTAAAAAATCTATTCGAATTATGACTATTCATAAATCTAAAGGATTACAATTTCCTGTAGTAATTTTACCTTTTGTTGATTGGAATTTATATTTAAATAGTGAAAAAATAAAATGGATTGACATTAATCCAAAATTATATATGGGAATAAATAGTTTATTTTTAGAAATAAAATCATATTATAAAAATATAAACAGTATACGAGAAATTTATGAAAAAATATTATCGAATACAATATTTGATAATATTAATTTATTATATGTCGCTACTACTCGTCCTACTAAACAACTTATTATTTTATCTAAAATTGAAAAAAATCAATCATATATATCTTATTATATCATAGAATTTTTAAAATATTATAATATGTGGAATTCAAAAAAATATAATTATTCTTTCCAAAAAAAGAATTATTAA
- the lipA gene encoding lipoyl synthase, protein MNHKKPKWIRVKLPIGKNYQKIKNLIKLNDLNTVCQSASCPNIGECWGKGVATFMILGNICTRSCRFCGIKKGRPKKLDREEPKKIAESIMTLKTKHVVLTSVNRDDLKDMGVSIWVETIKKIRNLNNSITIEALIPDFKGDKKIIEEIINIEPEIISHNVETVFRLTKKVRVQAKYNRSLEVLEYIKIKNHKIRTKTGIMLGLGETKEEIIDTMIDIKKSKVDILTIGQYLQPSSKHYPIYTFISPEMFQDLKKIGLKMGFLYVESGPLVRSSYHADKHVK, encoded by the coding sequence ATGAATCATAAAAAACCAAAATGGATAAGAGTAAAACTTCCTATAGGAAAAAATTATCAAAAAATAAAAAATCTTATAAAATTAAATGATTTAAATACAGTATGTCAAAGCGCAAGTTGTCCAAACATAGGGGAGTGTTGGGGAAAAGGAGTAGCTACTTTTATGATATTAGGAAATATATGTACAAGATCTTGTAGATTTTGCGGAATAAAAAAAGGAAGACCAAAAAAATTAGATAGGGAAGAACCTAAGAAAATAGCAGAATCTATAATGACATTAAAAACTAAACATGTTGTTTTAACTTCTGTAAATAGAGATGATTTAAAAGATATGGGGGTTTCTATATGGGTAGAAACCATAAAAAAAATAAGAAATTTAAATAATTCTATTACCATAGAGGCATTAATTCCTGATTTTAAAGGAGATAAAAAAATAATAGAAGAAATTATTAATATTGAACCAGAAATAATTTCTCATAATGTAGAAACAGTTTTTAGGTTAACCAAAAAAGTTCGTGTTCAAGCAAAATATAATAGGAGTCTTGAAGTATTAGAATATATAAAAATAAAAAATCATAAAATAAGAACAAAAACAGGAATAATGTTGGGGTTAGGTGAAACAAAAGAAGAAATTATCGATACTATGATAGATATAAAGAAATCTAAGGTAGATATATTAACAATAGGTCAATATTTACAACCTTCCTCTAAACATTATCCTATATATACATTTATTAGTCCAGAAATGTTTCAAGATTTAAAAAAAATTGGATTAAAAATGGGATTTTTATATGTAGAAAGTGGCCCATTGGTTAGATCTTCTTATCACGCTGATAAACACGTAAAATAA
- a CDS encoding Nif3-like dinuclear metal center hexameric protein, translating into MKILIKDLIYQLENLAPIEYAEPYDNVGLIIGSYNQIVTNILITLDLTENVLIESIKKNCNFIITFHPIIFKPKKSLIIENIYDKIIIHALKNDISIYVIHTNLDSIWEGTNSYISKILKINKEKVLIPKKNILKKLYTYVPLDYAKKLRNSLFDAGAGNISDYSHCSYNINGIGSYMGNEKTKPFRGSKKKFHMEEETCISVIFPYYKWNKIKKALFKNHPYEEIAYEVHNIENINFRVGIGIIGILEKEMNEYDFLFFLKKKMNLLFIRHSQLRKKNIKKVSIITGSGSFGIIPAMKEGSDVFISSDIKYHDFFKSNQEMLIVDIGHYESEKFVKKMLKTFLEKKFPSIFAYESKIDTNPVKYFS; encoded by the coding sequence ATGAAAATATTAATAAAGGATCTAATTTATCAATTAGAAAATTTAGCTCCAATAGAATATGCAGAGCCATATGATAATGTGGGTTTAATAATAGGATCTTATAATCAAATAGTTACAAATATATTAATTACGTTAGATTTAACGGAAAATGTTTTAATAGAATCAATAAAAAAAAATTGTAATTTTATAATAACTTTTCATCCTATTATTTTTAAGCCAAAAAAAAGTCTAATTATAGAAAATATTTATGATAAAATTATTATTCATGCATTAAAGAATGATATATCTATTTATGTTATTCATACAAATCTAGATTCTATTTGGGAAGGTACTAATTCTTATATAAGTAAAATTTTAAAAATTAATAAAGAAAAAGTACTAATTCCAAAAAAAAATATTTTAAAGAAATTGTATACCTATGTTCCATTAGATTACGCTAAAAAATTAAGAAATTCTTTATTTGATGCTGGAGCGGGAAATATTTCTGATTATAGTCATTGTAGTTATAATATTAATGGAATAGGAAGCTATATGGGAAACGAAAAAACTAAACCATTTCGTGGTAGTAAAAAAAAATTTCATATGGAAGAAGAAACATGTATTAGTGTAATTTTTCCATATTACAAATGGAATAAAATAAAAAAAGCACTTTTTAAAAATCATCCTTATGAAGAAATTGCTTATGAAGTACATAATATAGAAAATATTAATTTTAGAGTTGGAATAGGGATTATTGGAATTCTTGAAAAAGAAATGAATGAATATGATTTTCTATTTTTTTTAAAAAAAAAAATGAATTTATTGTTTATAAGACATTCTCAATTAAGAAAAAAAAATATAAAAAAAGTATCAATAATTACTGGATCTGGTAGTTTTGGAATAATTCCCGCTATGAAAGAAGGATCAGATGTTTTTATTTCTTCTGACATAAAATATCATGATTTTTTCAAATCAAATCAAGAAATGTTGATTGTAGATATAGGACATTATGAATCAGAAAAATTTGTAAAAAAAATGTTAAAAACTTTTTTGGAAAAAAAATTTCCTTCTATTTTTGCTTATGAATCAAAAATTGATACTAATCCAGTTAAATATTTTTCATAA
- a CDS encoding zinc ribbon domain-containing protein, producing the protein MIREIKKSNKNSIVEKLKILYNIQLIDTRIDEIKKFRNNLPEEIKNMNNELYNIKNDLNNLEKEICSIKNNINKKEEDIKKSENLIIKYKNQRNNVKNSKELYSIDKEIDYQKLEIQLLKKKINELNIIMKNKKKLIIDKENTLNNKKKHSSYKEEEFNNTLSKNDKEEKILYEKSLKLSKKLDEKLLKSYQRIREKVKNGIAVAPVERGAPLGSYLAITPQKYSELIQRNNILIDEHSGRILIDNELAKEEKKKYLIYQNKIIK; encoded by the coding sequence ATGATTCGTGAAATAAAAAAAAGTAATAAAAATTCTATAGTAGAAAAATTGAAAATATTATATAATATTCAATTAATAGATACTAGAATAGATGAAATAAAAAAATTTAGAAATAATCTTCCAGAAGAAATAAAAAATATGAATAATGAATTATATAATATAAAAAATGATTTAAATAATCTTGAAAAAGAAATTTGTTCTATAAAAAATAACATAAATAAAAAAGAAGAAGATATTAAAAAATCTGAAAATTTAATTATAAAATATAAAAATCAAAGAAACAATGTAAAAAACAGCAAAGAATTATATTCAATTGATAAAGAAATTGATTATCAAAAATTAGAAATTCAATTATTGAAAAAAAAAATTAATGAATTAAATATTATAATGAAAAATAAAAAAAAATTAATAATTGATAAAGAAAATACATTAAATAATAAAAAAAAACATTCTTCTTATAAAGAAGAAGAATTTAACAATACTTTATCAAAAAATGATAAAGAGGAAAAAATTTTATATGAAAAATCATTAAAGCTTTCTAAAAAGTTAGATGAAAAATTATTAAAGTCTTATCAAAGAATAAGAGAAAAAGTAAAAAATGGAATCGCTGTAGCTCCAGTTGAACGAGGTGCTCCTTTAGGATCTTATTTAGCTATAACTCCTCAAAAATATTCTGAATTAATTCAAAGAAATAATATTTTAATAGATGAACATAGTGGAAGAATATTAATAGATAATGAACTAGCTAAAGAAGAGAAAAAAAAATATCTTATTTATCAAAATAAAATAATAAAATAA
- a CDS encoding thioredoxin family protein yields the protein MVVTYSSDNKKIIMKNFKLFEVNSGEKKNFSNFFSRKANVIMFICNHCPYVKHINHKIVSLSNYFSSKEISFLAINPNDPDQYPQDSPKNMKKISIQFGYTFPYFFDETQEVAKYYQAKCTPEFFIFSGNGILIYNGQFDNSRPDNNLPITGNDIVHILKMILFKKLDKTKLPIIKNSYGCSIKWKV from the coding sequence ATGGTAGTTACTTATTCTTCAGATAATAAGAAAATTATTATGAAAAACTTCAAATTATTTGAGGTAAATTCGGGAGAGAAAAAAAATTTTTCAAATTTTTTTTCTAGAAAAGCTAATGTAATAATGTTTATATGTAATCATTGTCCATATGTTAAACATATTAATCATAAAATTGTTAGTTTATCAAACTATTTTAGTTCTAAAGAAATATCTTTTTTAGCAATTAATCCAAACGATCCTGATCAATATCCTCAAGATTCTCCAAAAAATATGAAAAAAATATCCATTCAATTTGGATATACTTTTCCTTATTTTTTTGATGAAACTCAAGAAGTGGCAAAATATTATCAAGCAAAATGCACACCTGAATTTTTTATTTTTTCGGGAAATGGAATATTAATATATAATGGACAATTTGACAATTCTAGACCAGATAATAATTTACCTATTACTGGAAACGATATAGTACATATATTAAAAATGATTTTATTTAAAAAACTAGATAAAACAAAATTACCAATCATAAAAAATAGTTATGGATGTAGTATTAAATGGAAAGTTTAA
- a CDS encoding DHH family phosphoesterase, with the protein MSFFKKIQKNKNLLLLVHNNPDGDALGSSLALMFYFIKLKYNVNIVSPTKFSENLSWLPGTEKIIFCNKKNYFLVKKIIFKSDFIFFIDFNNYSRISTAIKELLYNSVSKKILIDHHPNPTKFDVMIHDSTVPATSILVYRIISDMNNLDKIDQKISTCLYIGIMMDTGCFRFPSVTSETHLIASKLMKNNLDLHNIYNKYNDKYNENKLKLLSIALNRLKVIKKYHIAYTSIKSSDIFYPYQQGDSDGIVGYGLGIKNVILSVFFFQEKDEYPIKISFRSKGDFDVNKFSKKYFGGGGHKNASGGILKKSLSETIQYFLTIIQNYYDIIKLSI; encoded by the coding sequence ATGTCATTTTTTAAAAAAATTCAAAAAAATAAGAATCTACTATTATTAGTTCATAATAATCCAGATGGAGATGCTTTAGGATCATCTTTAGCACTTATGTTTTATTTTATTAAGTTAAAATACAATGTAAATATAGTATCTCCTACAAAATTTTCAGAAAATTTATCCTGGCTCCCAGGAACTGAAAAAATAATTTTTTGTAATAAAAAAAATTATTTTTTAGTAAAAAAAATTATTTTTAAATCAGATTTTATTTTTTTTATAGATTTTAATAATTATTCAAGGATAAGTACTGCTATAAAAGAATTACTCTATAATTCTGTATCTAAAAAAATTTTGATTGATCATCATCCTAATCCTACTAAATTTGATGTCATGATCCATGATTCAACCGTACCAGCTACAAGTATATTAGTATATAGAATAATATCAGATATGAATAATTTAGACAAAATCGATCAAAAAATTTCTACATGTTTATATATTGGTATAATGATGGATACAGGATGTTTTCGGTTTCCTTCTGTAACTTCAGAAACTCATTTAATTGCATCGAAATTAATGAAAAATAATTTAGATCTACATAATATTTATAATAAATATAATGATAAATATAATGAAAATAAATTGAAATTGCTATCTATAGCATTAAATAGATTAAAAGTTATAAAAAAATATCATATTGCTTATACTAGTATAAAATCATCTGATATTTTTTATCCATATCAACAGGGGGATTCTGATGGAATTGTTGGTTATGGTTTAGGGATCAAAAATGTTATTTTATCTGTATTCTTTTTTCAAGAAAAGGATGAATATCCTATTAAAATTTCTTTTCGTTCAAAGGGCGATTTTGATGTAAATAAATTTTCTAAAAAATATTTTGGGGGAGGTGGACATAAAAATGCATCAGGAGGAATATTAAAAAAAAGTTTATCTGAAACAATTCAATATTTTTTAACTATAATACAAAATTACTATGATATAATTAAACTTTCCATTTAA